The genomic region TGGCCCTCGCCGACGGACTGATCACCGACTACTCGTCCGTGATGTTCGACTACGCGGTCCTGGACCGGCCGATGGTGTTCTTCGCGTACGACTACGAGAAGTACGCCAACGACATCCGCGGTACGTACTTCGACCTGAAGGAGAAGGCCCCGGGCCCGGTGGTGGCGACGGCGGACGAACTCCTGCAGGCCCTCGCCGCCTTCGAGGAGGCGGACGCCAAGTACGCGGAGGCGCGGCAGCGCTTCCTCACCGAATTCGGCGAGTACGACCGCGGGGACGCCGCCCGCCAGATCGTCGAGAAGTTCTTCACCAGGAGCGGCAAGTGAGCCAGCAGACCGCCACCCCGGGCGGCCGTGACATCTTCCTCGTCTCCAACAACGTCGACGAGCTCGGCGGCGTGACCACCTGGTCGCACCAGATGGCCCGGCTGTTCACCGAGCGCGGGCACCGGGTGCACATCGTCGGCATCGCCCCGGTCGCCGAGGAGGTCCGGCAGAAGCTCCCGCAGGACCTGCCATACGAGATGACCACGCTGTACGACGCCCACCCGCCGGCCGCGCGCCGGCTGCACGGGATCAAGGGCCGGCTGAACGCGCCCGAGCGGCGCCGCCAGGCGGCCCGGCGGGCGGGCATGCGGGCCAAGGCGGAGCGGCTGAGCGAGCTGCTGCGCGCCGCGCGCCCGGGCGGTGTCGTGATCGTCACCCAGGTCTGGGCGATGGAGTGGGTGGCGCTCGCCGACACCAAGGGACTCAGCGTCATCGGCATGAGCCACGAGTCCTTCCAGGCCAGCCAGAAGTCCACCCGCGGTGAGCGGGTCCGCCGCCACTACCCCGAGGTCGACCGGCTGCTGGTGCTGACGGCCGAGGACGCGGACCTGTGGATCCGGGCGGGCATGGAGAACGTCGGGAGCATGCCGAACCCGCTGCCCTTCATGCCGGACTCCCCCGCCCCGCGCACGGAGAAGGTCGTCGCGAGCGTCGGCCGCCTCGCCTTCGAGAAGGGCGTGGACCTGCTGCTCGACGCGTGGGCCGACGCCGCCCCGCACCACCCCGATTGGGTACTGCGGATCTACGGGGCGGGCCTGGAGGAGCCGACGCTGCGGGCGCACTGCACCTCGCTGGGGCTGGACGACTCCGTGGAGTGGATGGGCAGCACCGACGACGTGCTGGGCGCGCTGCGCGGGGCCTCGGTCTTCGCTCAGGCCTCGCGGGCCGAGGGCTTCCCGATCACGCTGCTGGAGGCGATGGCGGCGGGCGTGCCGGTGGCCGCCTTCGACTGCGCGCCGGGCGTACGGGAGATCGTCGAGCACGGTGAGGACGGGCTGCTGGCCCGGCTCGGCAACACGATGGAGCTGGCCGGGCACCTGGACGCGCTGATGTCGGACCGCGAGCTGCGCGACCGGCTCGGCGACACCGCCTTCCAGTCGGTCAAGCGGTACTCCAGCGCCGAGATCACCGACCGGTGGGAAGTCCTGTTCTCCTTCCTGGAGCGCTGAACACCCCACGGCACACGACGAAGCCGCCCGCCCCGGACACCTCCGGGCGGGCGGCTTCGTCGTGTGCCGCCCACGATCAGGGCTTGTGAACGTCCTTGTGCGCGATCTTGTGAGCAGCCTTGTTGGCTTCCCAGCCGGCCCACGCGGAGGTGACCATCTCTCGGACGTCGTGCCGGGCCTTCCAGCCCAGCTCGGCGGTGATCTTGTCGGCCGAGGCCACGACCTTCGCCGGGTCGCCTGCGCGGCGCGGGACGATCACCGGCGGGATGTCGTGCCCGGTGTGGGTGTTCAGGAGCTCGACCATCTCGGCGACCGAGACGCCTTCGCCGCGCCCGATGTTGACGGTGAGGTCCTTGTAGTCCCCGGCAGCCGCCCACTCGGCGAGCTTGCGGGCCGCCGCCACGTGGGCCTCCGCGAGGTCCTCGACGTGGATGTAGTCGCGGATGCAGGTGCCGTCCGGGGTCGGGTAGTCGTTGCCGAAGATCTTGGCGCCCTGGCCCGCGTCGTAGCGCTCGAAGACCATCGGGACCAGGTTGAAGACGCCGGTGTCGGCGAGCTCGGGGGTCGCGGCACCCGCCACGTTGAAGTAGCGCAGGCAGGCGGTGGCGATGCCGTGCGCCTTGCCGGCGGCGCGGATCAGCCACTCGCCGGCCAGCTTGGTCTCGCCGTACGGGCTCAGCGGCGCGCACCGGGTGTCCTCGGTGACCAGGTCCACGTCGGGCATGCCGTAGACGGAGGCGGAGGAGGAGAAGAGGACGTTGCGGATGCCCGCTTCGGCCACGGCCTGGAGCAGGACCGTCAGGCCCTGCACGTTCTCGTGGTAGTAGTACAGCGGCTTCTCGACGGACTCGCCGACCTGCTTCTTGCCCGCGAGGTGCACCACGCCGGTGATCTTGTGCTCGCGGAAGGTCTTCTCCAGGATCAGCCGGTCCAGGACCGAGCCGACCACCAGCGGTACGCCCTCGGGGACGCGATCCTCGTTGCCCGTGGAGAGGTCGTCGAGGACGACCACCTTCTCCCCCGCGAGCAGCATCGCCCGGACGACGTGCGCGCCGATGTATCCGGCGCCACCGGTGAT from Streptomyces sp. NBC_00190 harbors:
- a CDS encoding glycosyltransferase; this translates as MSQQTATPGGRDIFLVSNNVDELGGVTTWSHQMARLFTERGHRVHIVGIAPVAEEVRQKLPQDLPYEMTTLYDAHPPAARRLHGIKGRLNAPERRRQAARRAGMRAKAERLSELLRAARPGGVVIVTQVWAMEWVALADTKGLSVIGMSHESFQASQKSTRGERVRRHYPEVDRLLVLTAEDADLWIRAGMENVGSMPNPLPFMPDSPAPRTEKVVASVGRLAFEKGVDLLLDAWADAAPHHPDWVLRIYGAGLEEPTLRAHCTSLGLDDSVEWMGSTDDVLGALRGASVFAQASRAEGFPITLLEAMAAGVPVAAFDCAPGVREIVEHGEDGLLARLGNTMELAGHLDALMSDRELRDRLGDTAFQSVKRYSSAEITDRWEVLFSFLER
- the galE gene encoding UDP-glucose 4-epimerase GalE is translated as MTFLITGGAGYIGAHVVRAMLLAGEKVVVLDDLSTGNEDRVPEGVPLVVGSVLDRLILEKTFREHKITGVVHLAGKKQVGESVEKPLYYYHENVQGLTVLLQAVAEAGIRNVLFSSSASVYGMPDVDLVTEDTRCAPLSPYGETKLAGEWLIRAAGKAHGIATACLRYFNVAGAATPELADTGVFNLVPMVFERYDAGQGAKIFGNDYPTPDGTCIRDYIHVEDLAEAHVAAARKLAEWAAAGDYKDLTVNIGRGEGVSVAEMVELLNTHTGHDIPPVIVPRRAGDPAKVVASADKITAELGWKARHDVREMVTSAWAGWEANKAAHKIAHKDVHKP